A segment of the Cheilinus undulatus linkage group 24, ASM1832078v1, whole genome shotgun sequence genome:
tcttgttgctgcttgcttaagtcACAACTCCGCTGCgaccgaaagtactgcccctcatagctgattggtcctgtcactttctagccggggccaaatggttcagatgagagctttgcaagatagatttgccagtgagaaacatggaaacaggcgtatctatctgctttgcaaagttacatTTCCccctcatttttgcctttttttaatctattttttgccacttttattccatttttgtctttctcagcatatttttgccacttttagcacATTTCTCTCACTCTTGCgcaaagccttccaagaagagtggggAATGTTAAAGCTACATAATATATTAAagaacatgtatttgaatacaatatcattacagttcgccaaaaaatatttgttcaaaacaaaaatttgttAGCGATCATGCTACACCTGTCTTTCTTTTGCACCAATATCTTAGACaaagctagcaaagcatttGTGTGCTTTCATTAGCAGTAAAATTTCATTGCCACAAAGCTAGGCACACATTCCTAGGAATCTGAAGAGTCAAGGCTCAGATATGTCCTTCaggtttttttcatttgtgggAATGGCAGCATACAAACCACAATGAGTGCAATTTGACATGGCGCTAAGGAACGCCGCGTGTTGAAACGTGTTTGTACACTGACTTGCccagaaaaaaactctgaagAACATATCTGAGCACTAACTCTTCAGTTTTGTAAATTTTGCTGACACGCCATGATGATGACTACGATAGGGAGTCATCATCTTCATGCAGCATTATCATGAAGAATAAGatgcaacaaaataaacagtagGTCTGCTGTGCTGCCTGTCATGTTGAGACAGATTTATCAAGCAAgagcttaaagggatattttgtgatttttgaagttggatcATATGAGGTACTTGACATCAGGAATAACTGGAGCCTAATGTCACTACTGTAGCCaggtacctcatacaacccaacttcaaaaatcacaaaatatccctttaagaaataaataactttaaattaaatggaTGTAAGGGTCCTCAGTATGTGAATGATGCATCATGTCTTCCAGTTGCAGCAGTGTGAACAGTAGGCTTTGAGAATGTTGCAGAACAGTCTGTCACGACTCACTGTTCAGAATCTTTGGTCTTAATTGGGCTTTAAATTCATAATTCATAAAACcaaccttttcaccatttccccccatttttgcctttcttagccacttttattccatttttgcctttctcaacacattttgccacttttagcacatttctgtcactctttaacaacttttcaccacatttttctgCCGATATATGCTACTTTTTatccgcttttcaccatttccccaCTTGTATGCCTTTCTTAGctatttttttgcagcttttgtccatttttgcctttctcaatgcatttttgccacttttagcacatttctgtcactctttaacaacttttcaccacACTTTTCTGCCGAtatatgccactttttatccgcttttcaccatttccccccttttttgcctttcttagctttttttttttttttgcagcttttgtcccatttttgcctttctcaacacatttttgccactttaagcacATTCCTATCactctttaacaacttttcaccacatttttcagcaactttttatccccttttcaccattcaCATGTTAAAGCGACTACTTAcaggtgaaatataaaaatctgGTTATCAAAAaatttggctgggcctcagaaagctctcttCTTTATCCTCCATATGGGCAGCCTTGCTCATGAGTCTCTGTAAATGCCCCAACCCCCGTGCATCTTACCTGATCTCctgctttcattttcactttttctacCATCTTGGGTCGTAGCGTCTTTTGAGATTCATTAAATAAGACACTCTTTATGTTTATGTGTCTACATATAAATATTTCAGGACTTTTTTAGGAGTGGGTGTGTGAAACTGCTTCAGActgaagagagacaaagagtttggttttgtctcatatttggTGACACACAATGTAGGTCAGACACTCACAGAGGTGATGTAAACGGGCCGTGGTCAGACTTCACTTAAACTGTGTGTTTTGAACGGCGACATTGATGTTTGTCTGGAGGCCTGCCTGTCTGTTTAAACGTCTGTGGTTTCTTTATTATGACATCTCAGCAGAATGCGACAATTTCGTCTTTTTCTCAAGAGTTGTGCAACATACCGCCTTGGTCTTTTTCTCACGACAAAGTGACACACATTTACCCTTCACTCTATgacctacaaaataaaaagtccttCAAGCATCCCGCTAATAAAGTAGAACAGTCTGTTCCATAAACAACCTGATTAAGATGAAAGCTCTTTATGCGGACGTGGCGTTGTTGGGCCTGTTGTTGTCTCTCCTGCTGTGTGAGCTCAACAATGGTGTAATGAGTGTCTGGCTGCATTTAAAGGACACTCATATATTAACACAGAGACAGACTAATTCAGCAAAAGCCAGCCAAAACAAAGGATTAAATCAAGTTCACTTAAGTAGAAGTTAAGTTTAATTTAGAGCAAGTGTTATTTTGCAACTCCACCAAAaaacaattagattttttttttttgaatgacaCAGTTTTAAGCAGAAACTGCCTCCTTACGCTGGCATAGCTGGAATAATAATGACTCAGACTTTTACAAACCAGTCAAACCAGACTAACAAGGTACAGGAATATTTGAGACACACATCTGAGTGAAGAGAAGTCATTACCAATGTAGCATGCAGACGCTTTGTGTCTGAAAGAAAAATATCCTACTGAAAGCAGGGAAGTGATTTAAGTGATGCAGTCAGATTTTACTGTGAAGTTTTGACATCACaaacagagggagagaaggTGCTGatgggaggaaaagtggaagaTGACAGAGGGGGACGTAATCCCCCATAATCCCCTTCTCTACCCGACAGGGCGCCTGCTACGTGTCTCCCTCTGCGCGTGCTTCCttgtgctgtttgttttgaaatatCAGACGTCTCCTGCCCTGAGGCGAGGGCACGTGCCTTTGAGATGTGTGACTTTGGGCGGTGGACAAATGAGGACAGGGACAACCTGAGGGCACGACTGTGTGGATGTGGAGTCTTAaaatttgaagcatttttacaGAAACGCAGAAAAAGTCGTGTAAACTTTGCCAAATGCATTGTACTCTTGTCTTTATGGGAATATTGCCTCTTAAGATTgataaataattcattttatagACACAAACAGAGACGCAGGGAGGGTTGGCATGCACCAGATATATTTCCTGCACTGTTCACAACATGTGCATCTTCAGACTACTTTAAAGTAAGcatgctgagaaaaaaaagacttaaataaATAGGGTTTATGCTAAGTTTATGATTGCAAATACAGTTTAATGAGGTTCCAATGAGTTCTTGTGCATTTAGAAGTGAGCaaaactgtgtttttctgtcttttagttCTTTTCTTGAGctgtttcacacatgcactcctgaaaagACCAAAGATGGCActgatttcttttcatttttacaataaCTTTTCCTGACCTCTCTCAAGTCCTGAAACCACTTGCTTAAATAGTctaattttgaacttttaaagttttagaaaaGTATTTTAAAGTGTTGCCACAGCACACTTGAGTCCCATTCACACTTGCAAAAAACTCctgaaattttcctgaatttACCAGGATGAGCATCATGTGTGAAAGCAAACAGTGAAGTTTCTCACCCTGAAATTAGCCTCCTGTCCTCCACCCCTCTGTTTAGTTTATGTTGGGGTTTTTGCACATGcttaaaatgcctgaaaatttccccaaattgttAGCTGCATTTCCCGCCAGCTGTCTTGTAAAAACTAGATTTAAAGTCAGGATTAGCAACTGGAAATTTATCTTTAGCAAAAGTCACTTAAAAGCTCCATTCACACTTGCACAAAAGCCCTGGAAATTGTCTTAAATTTCTCATGTGGGCTGCATGTGTGAAGCCAAACAGGAACATTTTCACCCTAGATTTACTGTCAAATTTACCTGCTAGCCACCTCGTATTTTAACCTCCCCCCACCCTCCTTCAACTGATAGGAAACTAGGAAAACTTCTGTGAGGAAAACTGCTGTGAGGGACAAGTGTGAACAAAGCGAGTCAAAAATTTTTCAGTGTAGGTCAccatgaaaatttccaaaaaatttcaGGTTGCACGTATgaaaagagctttaaaaaaattgtgCGCAGACCTGATTTTGACAGAATGCTTACTATCGAAGCTTAAATGGAGAAAATGATGGGTTCAAGGGTGTCAAAAATTATACTGGAGTTTTCACACATGcccaaaacatctgaaaatgtcCCCAATTTGTCAAGTTGAGCTCCATGTGTGATTGCAAACAGACAAATTATCATCCTGACTTTACCAGGACTTTTCCTGCCAGCCCTCTCCTGCAGCTCCCATTTTAAGTTGGGATTGGCCAGTGTTTGAATGTAACTGGAAATTTTCAGCAAAAATCCTATCTACACTCACACAAAACTCATGGTCTTAATTTGCCCGGATAAACTGGATATATGATCTTaaacagcagtgtttctcagtCTGACTTTTCCCTTAAATTTACCTGCTAAAACTCATATTTTCCCTCCTTCACCCCTCATCAACTGACAAGAAACTGCAGGtaaacttcctgctgtgagggacaAATGTGAGCATGCAAGTTAGGAAATTTTCAGTGTAGGTCAGCATGAAAATTTCCAGATAAATTCAGCAGCTTTATGAGCTATGACACGGATAGCTTGCAAACTTCCTCAACCAAATGATTCactatttaaaaactttattgacaCCATGCAACCTGCCATTCTGAATCAAGTTCATTCTTAAGTTTGTGCATTTTTCTCCGTTCAACCATTTTATCACAACTGAAGAGCTGATATAGGGGATGTGGCTCTGAAGCACAAATCAGGCTTGACTCTGTCCATGTGAAAGAGCTCCTGTGTTCAGCAAGTTCAGCGTGGCTCTGTTTACATGCAGCTGTTTGTTCACACCTCTCCTCCCAGCTGCTGCACAAACATGTATGACTCATACTGTAGCTTTAAGCCATCTCCAGCATAGAAGAGCTGCTATATCTCTGAGAATGTCAGAATTTATTTAGGTGTTTCAGGTCTGTGGCAGCAGCTGACCTTTGTTGGACGTGTTGATTGAGAGCACTAGACTCCCTTTGGGGGTCTGGTTTGTGTGGATGACCCAGACGTAGCAGACTGTTACATTGATTAGTTAAAATGTGTGCAGTATTACTCAGTCAtcagttttgtgtaaaaaaaaaaaagtttagataTTAAAGACTCACTATATATTAACTCTTTATATGCAGTGTCAGAGTATAGGGGGAatgttatatatataatatagctcaacaaataaaacacccagGCCAATGTTAGGCATGTGTAAGGATTCTGAGGTGATTTAAAACTGCCAAAGACTATTCTCTGCTAAGCTCAGCTCCAAAATCTACTTTCCTCCTGCAATATTAGCGATTTTGCAGCGATGAGAGTGCTGCCGACAGGTTTTTCTTTCCATGTGTACAAACATGAAGTGTGTCTCGTATGCCCTGACTCCGGACATGGTGTTAATCCCCCCGGTTGGGGGCCTCCCTGGCAGTCTGGACGCTTGGGGTTTAACCAGCAGGCCACCTGCTTTCTCAGCAATAAGGAGAAGCGCAGAGGGAGGTCCAgcaaaaagaggatttttttgggGTCGATTTTGGGGCAGAATGGTCTTTATGTGTCTGGAACCAGCAGGCCTAGAAGAATGAGTGGGCTAAAACTGCAAGAAAGAACCTGTAACGCATgaaaaatctgctgtttttatgtaatAAATGAATGCAGATACATTTAAGAGCCACACACTTAAAGGCAGCTCTTAATGCAATAaatgtcctccatgtttgtccCTCCAAACATGACCAGCAGAGGCACAAATAACCAAGGTTAATCCACGTGTGATCCCTCGGCCTCAGAGAACATCCTGTACCGGCAGCGGTGAAGAAAACACCTTTTGTCAATGAAATGGGATTTGCGAAAGTGCCATCTGGACATGCAGCAGCCGCGTCTGATCCTCCGACCCCGACCTGCTGCAGCCAGGTCAGGACGGGGGATCAGACTGACCTGAGGAGGGAGAGCGGGGTGGGCGGGGTCGAATCAGGACAGGTAAAGGCTCTTTATATAAATGCACATTAGATCACAGAACATGACTAATTAGATTTGTCCTGGAGTATAATCTCTTTATCCTCCTTGGGTCAGATTTTCATTCAAGGAAGGGAGTAAAATACAAGGAGAGGCACATTTAGCTACATTTAAGTCCATTCACAGATATTTAGAGCATCATACATTTCACTGATTTAAGATTTGAATAGACTCTCTACTCTGCAGCCTATTTAAGGCTTTTAAAGCTAGTTTTTATGCCTTAAAGAAagcttttattgcattttattgCCCTAAAGTTGATTTAGTGAACATCCACTGAACACTTGATGATTAATTACTGAATGTTTTAGTCATTAGGAGGCCCCTCATCATTTAACTAGAGGACATACTCATATGTGAAATATTAAACAGCCAACAAACTTAGCTGTGGCCTACTAGAAGAGCATCACAGCTCaaaatcactgcattttaaCATGACTCCAGGTCAGAAGTAGcttaaaacattacatttatatGCTGACTTTTGGTGCAGTATCATTCTTATGCTGCAAAGCatacattttttgtaatttcatgCCATTTTAAGACAAAGTAATCCACTGATTCACTGTTTCAATACGTCTATATGGATCTACATCATATAATTTGCTCGATAAGATGATATTTTACGGCTTTTTGAAGTGGTTTCACTCTGTTTTAGGACCAAGAGTACCCCCAACATAcgtttttaaatgatcaaaacttATTGTGATGCTATTTTATGATTGCTTAATCTTGTAGCCCAAGCCTTTGTTTACTTTGTCATGGTAGTTGAATATCTGTCTTTACAGTCATATATTCTTAGTTTAACTGGCATTTGatatatttcaaaaaaaaaaatctgcaggcTTATTAAGCATCTACCttagaatttcaaaataaaagtcagagatTATATTGATTAAATGTAGTAATGCCTGACAAAAATGCCAACAATACATGAAGGTGAAACCACACATCCAGCATGATTAAAATGTAGGTGTGCTATAATGTTATTACCATATGTGTAAAATAATAACGCAGCTCAAATAATCCTCGTTTCCCTCTAACAAAAGGATATAGCCTACGTTTTCCCTACATATCTTTTAAATGTCGTTTCTCTCACATAAAGCCGTCGTCTGTAGTTTGAAAAAATGACAGCAGAGCTAAATCAACGTTTCTATTTGTGTCCTAAAAGCTTAAGAACATCTTACAGTAATTACCAGACGCATCACACGCCCTAATTTAAACATTGTCGACGCTAAACGCTCATATTTCGCTGCTAATCAGCCGCCACCATTCTCCCCCTCACATGGCGTCGCCCTATAAATATGCGCGCCCCCGTCCGCGTGCCTTCGTTTCCAGCATGAGAGTCCACGTGAGGGGGCGTGTGGGCGGACTCATCATATATGACGAGCTTTATGGGGGGCTCGTACGTATTGAACCAATAGGAGCTCACCTATACGTCAATATTTAAACGGAGGTGTGATTGAGCGCATGCGCACAGAGGCTGCGGCTATACTGGCAGTCAGACTGGGGATTTGGGGGACAACTGGGAGGATTTAAAGGTTAATTAAAGGGGAGAAAATGGTGCTAGGAGATTGAACAAAGCTCTGCTTATGTTCATGTTTTGGAAGTCATTTTTTTAGctaattttttcagtttttgtttctaaaatgcaaatattatcttgtttttcttgATAAAAACTACATTCACCAGAGGAAAAGAAAACGGAAGAgtccatgtttatttttttcttttcgttTTTTATTTGAGGTGCAACTGTCTAGTGCAATTGTAACGTCACATTAGTGATGGGCTAGGAACATGCACAAAACATTGACATACTTGTGCTGggcattttcctttttctttctttttccttttaaatttttatccGCCAAGTGTCTTGCTTTTGTGTTCAGCGCTCCAGTTGCACTACGAGCAACTCCAAAAAACACTTGGCTgtacaaaaagacacaaaataaagacaaagaaaaacaaaaaaaaaatccattcattaaaaaaaacaactacacacatcccaaaaatggtcaaagagtcCAGGTAATTTGAGCGAGCGTGTTGAGTGACGGCAGAGGAGAGTTCACGTACAGTACGAAGCCGTGTGTCACCACAGGGGGAGACAGCATCATAGTGGGGGAGGTCAATAATCCTCTTCTGTTCCCACCCTGAGTTATGACATCACAGGTAGTTCAAAACCTGGCAAAAccatagatatatatatatttatatataaatatatacacacatattgAATAAAAGAACTAAAAAAGTCTTATATATGTATCTATGGTTAGAAACCAGGCACTTGGCAGAGTTTAATTGGAAATCTGTACAAACCTAGAAACAGTCATGTCCTACTTAATCGCTCTTTCATCAAATATTTGTACACATCACTAGGACATTATAACATCATCAagagcaaaaacagacaaaacaaaccctccctaaataaaaaagaaagattccCTGCATAAATGTTTAATCGAAGAAAAGGGGGGAGAGTGCGTCAGGGTGGGGACGGCGAATGGACGTGAACCAGAAGAGTTCTTAAAGTGAACAACGAGGAGAAGCGAATATATATCTCATAATTTTCTATAACACCTCATCTTCCTCAACCCAGAATATTCTAAGGATTGGAGACCCGCAAAACAAAAAAGCCACCCATTCCAGATGGGTGTACAGAACTGTAAAGTTCGTCCTCTGTCGTGTTATTGTCGAAAAGTGCGAGATGGAGAGTGCTGGGTTGAGGTGGGATTAACAAGACGATGGCACACTTTCCACAGGTCACACTGCGAGGGATTGGACAGCACCGACGACACCTTTGATTGGACGTTAGCTCCAACTTGAGCAACAGCAGGCCATGAAAGGCTCAATTTTCAGTTCCCGTCAGCTTTTAACTCCTTGTCTCTTCAGCACGACGATTGTCTGAAGCAGGTTAGAAAAAAGTCGGAGACAAAGCGGCGAACACACAAACGCACTCCGGTGCAACTCCAAAGtgtttcagttaaataaaaatgtgcaacaaaagaaaagtttGTCGTCCGGTTGAGTTGTGTGCGATTCTCGAAGACGGTGGCATAGTCGGTCTGGATGTTAAGAGTCAGTTCACAGTATGGCAAgactccttcctcctcttcctcttctttttcctccttccATCCTCCGTATCATCATGGTGGAGGGTCTCCTCTGTGCAGCCATATTGTTACGCAGTGCCGGAGCTCTGTGAGGATGGGAGCGCCTGTGTGGTCCCGCTTGGAGGCGGCAGCTGAGACTGGGCGTTGCCAGTCGGGGAGCCGCTGGTCTGGACCTGCGCCTGGAACTGAGCCATCTGCTCGGGGCTGGCCAGGGTCTTGAGCAGGTTGTTCTCCTGCTCCAGCTGCGAGTTGCGCTCGATGAGCTCTTTGATCTGCTCCTTGAGCACCTCCACCTCCTCGCGCACAGCATACATGAGGTGGCTCTTCACGAGGTCCTGTGGACGGAGAGAGAGCATGGAAAGACTGTTAGATTTATGAATCATCATGTTTCTCCTTCTGGTCCCCCAGCTGATCCATGAGAGAGAACTATGAAACACTGACTATGAACCAGACTCCAGTGACTAATCTGATGATCTGTCATCTTCAACAAATATTTGCTGGTTTCAGCCTCTtaattttgaactttaaaggcttttttttcttattttcatcattGTAAAACCAATTGTGGGGGTTGAAGGAGTTTGGAAGTCaaattttaa
Coding sequences within it:
- the zgc:65895 gene encoding TSC22 domain family protein 1 isoform X2, translated to MNSQCYTVAMDLGVCQLRNFSISFLSSVLGKESASVRLDNSSSGASVVAIDNKIEQAMDLVKSHLMYAVREEVEVLKEQIKELIERNSQLEQENNLLKTLASPEQMAQFQAQVQTSGSPTGNAQSQLPPPSGTTQALPSSQSSGTA